In Asterias rubens chromosome 10, eAstRub1.3, whole genome shotgun sequence, the following proteins share a genomic window:
- the LOC117295323 gene encoding homer protein homolog 2-like isoform X2, with protein sequence MGEQPIFTTRAHVFQIDPVTKKNWLPSSKQAVTISFFYDSTRSSYRIISVDGSKAIINSTITLQMQFTKTSQKFGQWADNRANTVYGLGFAAEAELNKFIEQFESIKENMKATASDKKEGDPVTTNGTAPKTIISSPEPIPVIKHARESSGDKTTVGAVPLSTSNDAHVRYENDRLKIALAQSSNNAKKWELELQTLKNNNARLTTALQESTSNVEEWKKQLSAYKEENSKIKAKLQDATFEAQGAAPSSVPGGQDGRVKELEEKIQSLTLANKDRTKEVDELTKRLNQVTETEEEGKKLRQDLQESQEKQAALQKRVEELEEGLSKEQKGRKKDSHQAQELHLQLGNLVQQLAGLHQDMAQIL encoded by the exons GGAGCAACCGATCTTTACCACCAGGGCCCATGTCTTCCAGATAGACCCAGTAACCAAGAAGAATTGGCTTCCCTCCAGCAAACAGGCAGTCACCATCTCATTCTTCTATGACAGCACAAGAAGCTCTTACAGGATCATTAGTGTGGATGGATCAAAG GCTATCATCAACAGTACAATCACACTACAGATGCAGTTCACAAAGACGTCGCAGAAGTTTGGCCAGTGGGCTGACAATAGAGCCAATACGGTGTATGGACTTGGGTTTGCTGCTGAGGCTGAACTTAATAAG TTCATCGAGCAATTTGAAAGTATTAAAGAGAACATGAAAGCAACTGCTTCGGATAAGAAGGAAGGTGACCCGGTTACAACCAACGGCACCGCACCGAAAACCATCATCAGCTCTCCAGAGCCAATACCCGTCATCAAACATGCGAGG GAATCGTCAGGTGACAAGACTACAGTTGGTGCTGTGCCACTAAGCACTTCTAATGATGCCCACGTTCGATATGAAAATGACAGACTAAAGATTGCCCTCGCACAAAG TTCAAACAATGCCAAGAAGTGGGAGCTAGAACTACAGACATTAAAGAACAACAATGCCAGGCTCACGACGGCTTTACAGGAGAGCACGTCCAATGTGGAAGAATGGAAGAAACAACTATCGGCGTACAAGGAAGAGAACagtaaaataaaagcaaag TTACAAGATGCTACCTTCGAGGCTCAAGGTGCAGCGCCCTCTAGCGTCCCTGGAGGACAGGATGGTAGAGTGAAGGAACTCGAAGAGAAGATTCAGTCACTAACTCTAGCCAACAAGGACCGTACAAAG GAGGTCGATGAATTGACAAAGAGACTCAACCAGGTTACAGAAACGGAGGAAGAAGGCAAGAAACTAAGGCAGGATTTACAG GAATCGCAAGAGAAGCAAGCCGCTCTTCAGAAACGGGTGGAAGAGCTGGAAGAAGGTTTATCCAAGGAGCAGAAAGGGAGGAAGAAAGACTCGCACCAAGCCCAAGAACTTCACCTACAACTTGGGAACCTGGTCCAACAGCTGGCCGGCCTTCACCAAGACATGGCGCAGATCTTGTAG
- the LOC117295323 gene encoding homer protein homolog 2-like isoform X1, giving the protein MGTYMEQPIFTTRAHVFQIDPVTKKNWLPSSKQAVTISFFYDSTRSSYRIISVDGSKAIINSTITLQMQFTKTSQKFGQWADNRANTVYGLGFAAEAELNKFIEQFESIKENMKATASDKKEGDPVTTNGTAPKTIISSPEPIPVIKHARESSGDKTTVGAVPLSTSNDAHVRYENDRLKIALAQSSNNAKKWELELQTLKNNNARLTTALQESTSNVEEWKKQLSAYKEENSKIKAKLQDATFEAQGAAPSSVPGGQDGRVKELEEKIQSLTLANKDRTKEVDELTKRLNQVTETEEEGKKLRQDLQESQEKQAALQKRVEELEEGLSKEQKGRKKDSHQAQELHLQLGNLVQQLAGLHQDMAQIL; this is encoded by the exons GGAGCAACCGATCTTTACCACCAGGGCCCATGTCTTCCAGATAGACCCAGTAACCAAGAAGAATTGGCTTCCCTCCAGCAAACAGGCAGTCACCATCTCATTCTTCTATGACAGCACAAGAAGCTCTTACAGGATCATTAGTGTGGATGGATCAAAG GCTATCATCAACAGTACAATCACACTACAGATGCAGTTCACAAAGACGTCGCAGAAGTTTGGCCAGTGGGCTGACAATAGAGCCAATACGGTGTATGGACTTGGGTTTGCTGCTGAGGCTGAACTTAATAAG TTCATCGAGCAATTTGAAAGTATTAAAGAGAACATGAAAGCAACTGCTTCGGATAAGAAGGAAGGTGACCCGGTTACAACCAACGGCACCGCACCGAAAACCATCATCAGCTCTCCAGAGCCAATACCCGTCATCAAACATGCGAGG GAATCGTCAGGTGACAAGACTACAGTTGGTGCTGTGCCACTAAGCACTTCTAATGATGCCCACGTTCGATATGAAAATGACAGACTAAAGATTGCCCTCGCACAAAG TTCAAACAATGCCAAGAAGTGGGAGCTAGAACTACAGACATTAAAGAACAACAATGCCAGGCTCACGACGGCTTTACAGGAGAGCACGTCCAATGTGGAAGAATGGAAGAAACAACTATCGGCGTACAAGGAAGAGAACagtaaaataaaagcaaag TTACAAGATGCTACCTTCGAGGCTCAAGGTGCAGCGCCCTCTAGCGTCCCTGGAGGACAGGATGGTAGAGTGAAGGAACTCGAAGAGAAGATTCAGTCACTAACTCTAGCCAACAAGGACCGTACAAAG GAGGTCGATGAATTGACAAAGAGACTCAACCAGGTTACAGAAACGGAGGAAGAAGGCAAGAAACTAAGGCAGGATTTACAG GAATCGCAAGAGAAGCAAGCCGCTCTTCAGAAACGGGTGGAAGAGCTGGAAGAAGGTTTATCCAAGGAGCAGAAAGGGAGGAAGAAAGACTCGCACCAAGCCCAAGAACTTCACCTACAACTTGGGAACCTGGTCCAACAGCTGGCCGGCCTTCACCAAGACATGGCGCAGATCTTGTAG
- the LOC117295322 gene encoding myelin expression factor 2-like, with translation MADFDGEADVCDMGEERSGNEDTSEGIDNDIIAIELGQTSQFDDQGTDDATTGPGDNGTDADEKDGDKPDKRSQDKPRDRDRGNDRNRERNRDRDNRRDRRDSGRRDGGRRDQRGGRFHPYGGRDRDGGGGRDKTVCRSVFVSNIPFEIKWQELKDIMRKEVGEVTYTELFFDTENRSKGVGVVEFASKENVDRCMDKMNKFQIRGRGLVVKIDQDRRYSDKYRRQADKEQKARMLLTPQVLTQLNLDPNTVSDTIFVSNIPYDVDWRKLKDIFHLAGEVTHADVLMDNKGKSKGSATVTFESIVEAVNAISMFDGQMLYTRKLAVRMDQAKRDRDRPQKQQPLPSGLSQLGPSLENLTSGFGGSGGMGGGSGGRGGGGGGGGGGGMGGGLSGGLGGLGNIGMGNMGLGNLGNMGNLGGLGSSLGGLGNLGSNLGGGGLGGLDSNRMSGLGGSGSGFGNSLGSGLGGNLGSGLGGGLGGGLSSMGGFGGDLSQNSLNMGGLSSLGMGSDLSSMGNMGNSGGYGGSGQGLMGSNMGMLAGGKDNYGDSLGNMRDDRDRGDRGGRDRGDRDRRGGGGGGRDRDRDNRGRSGVEQGCQVFVRNLPFKYSWQDLKDRFKLIGPVQFAEIKTHAESGRSKGYGTVRFQNPDDAQKAIREMSGCRMEGRDIEVTLDYA, from the exons ATGGCAGATTTCGACGGGGAGGCGGACGTGTGCGACATGGGTGAAGAACGGTCGGGAAACGAAGATACTTCCGAGGGCATAGACAATGACATTATTGCCATTGAGTTGGGCCAAACGAGTCAATTTGACGATCAGGGGACTGACGATGCCACGACCGGTCCTGGTGACAACGGCACGGACGCCGATGAAAAAGACGGCGATAAACCCGATAAAAG ATCACAGGATAAACCAAGAGATCGCGACCGAGGAAATGACAGGAATCGAGAGCGCAACAGGGATCGTGACAATCGTCGTGACCGCCGGGATTCAGGGCGTCGAGATGGGGGAAGGCGCGATCAACGAGGGGGAAGGTTCCACCCATACGGGGGCCGGGATCGCGACGGGGGTGGTGGACGAGACAAGACAGTCTGCCGGTCCGTCTTTGTCAGTAACATTCCGTTTGAGATTAAATGGCAAGAACTTAAAGATATCATGAGGAAAGAAG TGGGTGAGGTCACATACACAGAGCTGTTTTTTGATACAGAGAACAGATCAAAG GGAGTTGG TGTTGTTGAATTTGCCTCAAAGGAAAACGTGGACAGGTGCATGGACAAGATGAACAAATTCCAGATCCGAGGACGTGGGCTGGTTGTGAAAATC GACCAGGACCGGCGCTACAGTGACAAGTACAGGCGGCAGGCTGACAAGGAGCAGAAAGCGCGTATGCTACTGACACCCCAGGTGCTTACCCAGCTTAACCTGGACCCCAACACAGTCAGTGACACCATCTTTGTGTCTAAT ATTCCATACGATGTAGACTGGAGGAAACTGAAGGACATCTTCCATCTTGCCGGCGAGGTCACACACGCTGACGTCTTGATGGACAACAAAGGAAAGAGTAAAGGCAGTGCCACTGTTACATTCGAATCCATCGTTGAAGCTGTCAATGCCATCT CCATGTTTGATGGGCAGATGCTCTACACCAGGAAACTTGCCGTCAGAATG gATCAAGCCAAGAGAGATAGAGACCGACCCCAGAAGCAGCAACCTCTTCCAA GTGGTCTAAGCCAGCTTGGCCCCAGTCTTGAGAATTTGACCAGTGGATTCGGAGGCAGTGGTGGTATGGGAGGCGGGTCTGGTGgtagaggaggaggaggaggcggaggaggaggaggaggaatgGGAGGAGGGCTGAGTGGTGGACTAGGTGGACTGGGCAATATCGGAATGGGCAACATGGGCCTGGGAAATCTAGGAAACATGGGAAACCTTGGTG GTCTTGGGAGCAGCTTGGGAGGACTCGGTAACCTCGGATCCAACCTCGGTGGTGGAGGTCTTGGAGGGTTGGACAGCAACAGGATGAGTGGGCTTGGAGGCAGTGGAAGTGGATTCGGTAACAGCCTCGGATCTGGACTCGGTGGGAATCTGGGTAGTGGGCTCGGTGGCGGACTAGGAGGTGGGCTAAGCAGTATGGGAG GATTTGGCGGTGACCTCTCTCAGAACTCCCTCAACATGGGTGGTCTATCCTCTCTGGGTATGGGATCAGACCTGTCCTCCATGGGCAACATGGGCAACTCCGGGGGATACGGAGGCTCCGGACAAGGGCTGATGGGCTCCAACATGGGCATGCTCGCCGGTGGAAAAGACAACTACGGGGATAGCCTGGGTAACATGAGGGATGATCGAGACAGGGGGGACAGGGGTGGCAGAGACCGTGGGGATCGGGACCGCagaggaggagggggagggggtagagACAGGGATAGGGACAACCGTGGACGTAGTGGTGTTGAACAGGGATGTCAAGTCTTCGTCAGAAAT TTGCCGTTCAAGTACTCCTGGCAGGATCTGAAGGATCGTTTCAAGTTGATTG GTCCAGTGCAGTTTGCAGAGATTAAGACCCACGCTGAGAGTGGAAGGTCCAAGGGTTATGGGACCGTCAGGTTCCAGAACCCTGATGATGCACAGAAGGCAATCC GAGAGATGAGTGGTTGTCGAATGGAAGGTCGTGATATTGAAGTGACTCTGGACTATGCCTAA